Genomic segment of Acidobacteriota bacterium:
GGTCAAGATGCAGCGTCTTCTAGACCCGGTGGAGATCCCGCCGGCGAAGCTTCTGCCGGCCACCCAGCGGGTGGCGGACCTGGTCCTCGAGGCCTATCACCAGAAGGAAGCGATTCCCCGGCTGCGGGAGGTGGCACACCAATGTCATCTTTTTACCGGACTCGCCGAAGAGCAGGTGGAACGGCTGGCGAGGGTGTTCAGCCGGCGAGAGTTTGCTGCGGGTAGCTCCCTTTTCCAGCCTGGCGGGGATAGCGAGGAAATGTATGTACTGCTCTCCGGCAGGGTGGAGATCCAGATGCCGGAGCAAAGCGAGCCCGTAGGGCAGGTGAGCGCCGGCGAGACGGTGGGGGAGGTGGCCTTCTTGGCGGAAGCCCGTCATTCAGCACGGGCGGTGGTGGGATCGCAGCCTTTGGAGGCGGGAGTTCTGACTCGCCGGGACTTCGCCGATCTGGTGCGGCGGCGGCCGGATATCGGCGTGGTGATCTACCGCAACCTGGCCCTGGGTCTCGGGGAGAAGCTCAAGCGGGCGGACCGCACCCTGAGCCGCGGCTGAGACCGGCGGCGGTCGGCCCCAGCGGCTCGTTCAGGTCGAATCAATCGAGTCAAGCCGCATCGTCTCCGGAGGGGAAGTCCGTCGCCAGCAAGTCGGCGAAAAGCCGGCAGGCGTCAACGGCGGTGAAGATTCCCGCCAGCCGGCCCTCCTTGGTCACCAATGCTGAACCGATGCGCTGCTTCGCCATGTGCTCCACCACCTTCTGCAGAGGAGTGTCCAGATCCACCGTGTAGGGATCGAAGACGCAGGCATGGCGCACCAGAGCCCGGTCGTTATGGGCCTGGCTGAGGTACGGCCCCAGCAGCAGCTTGAGGTCGCGGTCCGTGACCAATCCCACCGTCTGGCCATCCACGTCCTTGACGGGCAAATGGCGGATGTCGTGTTGTTTCATCATCCCCCGGGCCTCCGAAGCCTCGGCGTCCAGGGTGATGGAGTAGGGGAAGGGCGTCATCACCGATTTGATCAGAGGTTGGGTGCTCATGGTCGTGACTCCGGCTCCAAGGTGGCTCATAGTTGCAGTCGATCGAGGAGGAAACGTCGAAGCTCGGGGTGGCTTGCCCGATCCAGCACATTGATCGCCGGCAAGCCGGTGAGCTTGCCCACCAGGTCGATGGCCGCGGAGGTGCTGGTGGCCAGGCCCGACACCAAGTCCGTGGGCACGGGAAAGGCCTCCCGCACGCCGAAGGCGGCATAGGGATCCGCCGCGCACAGCACGGTGCAACGCACCAAAGGCGACAGGCGTTCGACGGCGGCGGCGCCGTTGTAGGGTTCCAGCGGCGAGGCGCCGGCTTCCACCACCACCACGTCCGGCTCCGCCGCCGCAACCCGCGCCAACAGCTGCTCCTGGAGCGGCTTGAATTCCTCCTCCGGGCATACGGTGGAGGGCAGTCCCACATCGACGAAGTCGAAGATGGCCGCGGCGCCGGCGTCGTCCATGCTCAGAATGTCGCGATAGCGGCCGGCCCCGGTGAGCTTGACCCCGGCCACCCGCACTCCCTGCTCCACCAGCATGTGGATGAGGATCTTCCCGGCGGTGGTCTTGCCCGAGGTCATGGAGGTGCCGATGATCAGCACCACCGGCGCCGTCAGCTCCACCGCCGGCGCCGGTGCGACGTAGTCCGCCATGCGGCGGGGGCGGCCGTCCACCGTCACGTGGCCGCGGTAGCCGAGGGTGACCAGCGGCGGCAGGAGCCGGGAAGTCGACGTGGCCTTGCCGAAGAGACCGGCGCTGGTCAGGCCCTGGAAGCGACCGTCCTCACCGATGGCGGTCCAGCTGCCCACCGCCTCCAAAGTTGCGCTGCGATGCCCCCAAGCGCCGACCACCAGATCCCCCTCCTGGACCTCGGCATGGCGCCCGTTGGGCAGCTCCACTCGGCCCAGGTCTCGGCTGCGGGAGAGGACCTCCGCCACGACATAGTCGCCGGTGGCCCATTGGGAGCGGTCGATCTCCTGCACCTCAAAGGGTTCGTGCTGGAAGGGCGCGATGCGGGTCAGGGAGCCGAAGAAGTAACGGGATGAGGAGCTCATGATCGATCCTCCGGAGCCAGCTCCGACGGATCTACCGGTGGCGTGAGCAAGAGCAGGGCGAGGAGGGCTGTGCGCTCCACCATACGCTGCCGGTCGATGAATTCGTTGGTGGCGTGGGCGCCGTCGCCCACCGCCCCCAATCCGTCGAGGGTGGCGGTGAAAAGACTGGTGTAGTTGCCGTCGGAGCCGCCGCCGGCGGTACCCTCCTGCAGCTCGATGCCGAGGTCCCCGGCGAGAGATCGAGCCCGGCGCCACAGGACGCGGTTGCGCGCCGTGGGCTCGAGGGGAGGCCGGTCCACGCCTCCTTCCACCTTCAGCTGAACCCCCGGCGTCTGCGCCTCCATGGCCAGAATCTCCGCTTCCACCCGCCGCGCATCCTCCCGGGTCAGGACCCGTACGTCCACCTCCGCCTTGCTCTCCGGCGCCACTACATTGGGGCGTAGGCCGCCGTCGACCTGACCGACGTTGACGGTGGTGCCGTGCTCCGGGTCGTTGAGGGCGAAGAGCTTCTGGATGGCGAAGGAGAGCTCCAGGATGGCGCTGGCTCCCCGCTCCGGGTCGAGACCGGCGTGGGCCGCTTTGCCTTGGACCCGCACGGTGAAGCGCCCGACCCCTTTGCGGGCGGTCTTGAGCCGCCCCTCCCGGCCCAAGGAAGGTTCGAGGACGAGGACCCGATCCATGCTCCGTGCCAGCCGCTCGATGGCCCGGCGGCTCTCCCGGCTACCGATCTCCTCGTCGGAGTTGATCAGAAAATAGGGCGCCACGGCGGGCTCCAGGCCCAGCTCGCGGAGCGCCCGGAGGGCGAAGATGCCTTGCACCAGGCCGCCCTTCATGTCGTAGATCCCCGGCCCTCGGACGACCGTTCCCTCTACCCGCCAGGGCATGGATTCGAGGGTCCCGTGGGGCCACACGGTGTCGCAGTGACCGAGGAGGAGCTGGCCGGGGGTACCGGTGGTGCGGGAAGAGCGACCGAGCAAGTATCCGCCGGTGGACTTGCCGCGGAAGCGGCGAATCGTCAGGCCGGAGCCCTCCAAGGCTTCGGCGAGGCGATCCAGCACCGGCTGTTGGGCCTGGGCATCGTGGGATGGCGATTCCAAGAGCACCAGCTCCTCCAGAAGAGAGAGCATGGCATCGCTTTGGGACTCGAGCCAGCGCAACACCACCGGGGCTAGGGGAGCGGAATCCCCTTCCGGGGCCAGGCCCTTGCCCCGGTCTCGTTCGATGGTGCGCAGCCCGCTCATGGGCTACTTTTTGAAGCCGGAGGGAAAGGGGAAGGATAAGGCTTGGGAGATCTCCGCGAACCGCCCCGGTTGCACGTAGGCCAGCAGCGGCGACCGCTGCAGGATGTCCTGGTCGTCTTCGTCGCTGACCCGTAGCGCCCGGCGGTGAACCTGGGCGGCCACCACCTTGCCGGCGACGAGGCTATTCTCCCCGAAGCCCTCCACCATCCGGTGAAGCTCACATTCGAGGAAGAGATACCCCTGCTCGAGGAACGCTCCTTCGACGTGCTCCGCGGGGCGGGTGGGCAGCGCCGCGAGGCTGGGTTTGGTGTCGTCCTTGCCTCGGGGAGCCGCCGACAAGCTCGCCATCAGCACCTGGTCCGCCCACGGAAAGGTGACCGTGAACTGGCCGCTGGCGAGGATGTTGCCGTAGGTCGTGTGCGCCGGAGTGCAGACGAAACCGAAGTAGCGATCCCAGCTCAGCGGCATGGCCATGTGCTTGGGGGCGAAGTTCTGCTCGCCAGCGGCATCGCGACTCCCGATGATCACCAGCGGTGCCACCATGAAGCAGCTCGACCAGAGATCGTCCTGATCGGTGAGCGGAATCAGCTCGTCGCTGGCGGTGGTGGGCATGGCGAATCCTCTCGCGGAGCGGTTCTCGGTCCATCGATTCCCAAGACGGGCCGGCGATGGTGTGGAGTCTTTCCAGCATGTACCGCAGAGGTGCCTTTGTCTTCACCCCTGCGGGTAGGGCGGGCTTCCTACTGGAAGAACTTGAGCAGCTCGCTGGCGGAGTCGGTGGCCGCGGCTCGGGTGTCGTTGCCGTGCTCCTGGTCGCGGATCAACAGCAGATTCTCATCCCCGGCGGACAGCCGGATCTCCAGCTCGATGAAGGGGTCCACGGTGCCGAAGTAGATGTAGGTGCTGTCGCTCTTGTAATCCACCAGAGCAATGCCCAAGGTCAAGGCACCCCCGCTATCCACCACCTCCAGGCCGAGACGTTCCATGCCGGCGGTGAAGACCTCCTTGATGTGGTCCTCGAAGCCGGGCTCGAGGCTGGAGGAGAAATTCTGCACTTCGGGAATCGTGACGGTGCCATAGCTGGCGATGTCGAAACTCAAGGAGTCGATCTTGTCCTTCTTCTTGAAGTTGGCCTTCGCCCACAGCCAGTCGTATTCGACGTCGCCGAACTCCACGTCCTCGACCATCAGGGCATAGTCGTCGTCGGTGAGGAATTTGCCCACCACTTCTTCGCCCTCTTTGTAGTCGTCGCTACCCAGGAAGGTGTCGTCGGTGTCGATGCTGCGGGCCTTCTCCCCGTCATCCTTGTCCTTCTTGCGGAATTTCTTGAAAGGCCCCGCTTCCACAGCGGTGGTAGAGAGCAAGACGACGGCCAGGACCCAGATTAGAAAACGCATTGGCTAATCCTCCAAGTATTGCAATCTCTGGCTGGTCCAGGACCAGCCAAACTCAATAGGCTCAGCCGTTAACCGTCTCATATCTGGGGTCGGGTGACAAGGTCCCGGCGTGAGCACGGGCCCCGCGGTGGAATGGTCAATCCATGGATCCCGACCCGCCACCGGCGTGCTCCTCCAGCACCTCATTCAAGGCCCGATGGGCCGCCAGCGGGTCGAGGGCTCGGGAGGCGTAATCCGCAGCGAGCAGATCCGGCGGTAGATATTCATCGTACTTCTCGGCACCTCGTTGGGCTACCTCGTGGGCTAGCTTCACGCCGTCCGGCGGCCCCTGGTCTACCAGCCTCCGAATCGTCCGAAGTAGCTTTCGGGGACGGAGCTTCTCGACCTCGACGAGGATCCCATGGTTGACCACCTTCAAGCCGTCTTGAGCCAGCCAGAGCTCCAGAGTGCTCAAAGCTCCGTCACCGACCCAGGGGAAGAGCAGGGTGGCGTCCCCTAGCTCGATGAGCCGTTGGCTTCGAAGGTCCAGTTCTGCATAAGTCTTGCGTCCCTCCTCCAAGAGCTTGCGGGCCCCCTGGTCGAGGTAGATGGGCACTTCGGGACTCTGATAGATCCGGCGCATTCGGCGCCGCACAAGATCGGCGACACCGATGGGACCACCGCCGAAGATCGGTGGATTGGAGCCGTGGGCGGGTATCAAATCCGCTACCTTGCTCTCCAGGTCGATAGCCGCTACTTTCCACCGTCGTCCGGCGAAGACGAGGGGCTGCTTTTCTCGCAGCGGAACGATGAAAGGCAGGGACCCGAGGGTCTTGCCTCCAGATCGCAGGGTGTACTCCTCAGGAGTCGAGAAGGCTGCGTAGAAGGAGTAGTGGCCCACCAACCGTTCCCCCTGGAGCCCCAGGACCAGGTCGCCGTCGCTGGTCTGAGTGATCAGCTCCCGGCTCGCCAGGTGCCGGAGGAGGAAGGCCAGCGTTTCTGCATCGACGCCTTCGAAGGGGCCGTTCCGGCACAGGAGGCGGTAGAGCTGCCGGGCTTGGATCCCTCCCTGATGAGCGATGCACGACAGAATTTGCTGGATCAGGGTGGAGAAGTGCAGCTGGCCCCGCGGGGGTGGCTCCAGGCGATTTTCCAGCAAGAGGTCGATCACCGCCAAGGCTTCTACGAGCGAAGGCCGGAGCATGTCCTGCAGGGAGCTGCGGGCGGTCACCTCGCTCTCGGTAATGTAGAGGCGGAGGATGGCCGCTTCTCCTCTGCGGCCGGATCGCCCCAGGCGCTGGCGAAGGGCGCTGACGCTCTGGGGCCGGCCCACCTGGACAACACTGTCCACATGGCCGACGTCGATGCCCAGCTCCAGCGTTGATGTACAGACGACGGAGGTCGGCCGGCCAGCCTCCTTGAGCCTCGCCTCTGTGCTTTCCCGCAATGCCCTCGATAGATTTCCGTGGTGGGGCAGAAACTCGTTGGGAACTCGCTGGGACTCCGCCAGCTCGCGCAAGTCATCGGAGAGAAGCTCGACCCGCTGCCGGCTGTTGGCAAAGACCAGATGGTTCCCGCCTCGGAGGACTCGGAACAAATGGGCTGGAATCCGGTCCGCGCTTGGCGGTGTCGGGGATTCCGCTGAAGCTTCGCGACGCGGATCCTTCGCCAGGTAGCCTCGCAGTTGCAGGCGGATCTCGGCTCCTCCGGAACGGTCTTGGATCCGGGCGACCTCGGCACCTCCCCTGGGGCGCAGGAGCTCAGCGGCCACGTCCAGGTCTCCCAGGGTCGCTGACAACCCGATGCGTGGCACCCGCCGGCCGATCAGGACCTCCACCCGATGCAATAGTGACTGCAACTGCTTTCCCCGAGCGCTGCCCAGGAACGCGTGAAGCTCATCCACCACCAGATAGTGCAAGGATCGGAAGAGAGAGGGCAGGCGAGAGCCTCGGAGCACGAAGAAGGCCTCCAAGGACTCTGGGGTGATGAGCAGGATCCCTCCGCTGCCCTCGACCACTTTGCGCCGCTCCTTGGCAGGAACATCGCCGTGCCAACGGTGGACCATCACGCCGGCGTCCCGTGCCAACAATTCGAGGCGGTCGAATTGGTCGTTGATCAGAGCCTTGAGAGGGCTCAGGCACAGGCAGCCCAGCCCTTTCGATGGGCTCTCGGCGAGGCGCGAAACGACGGGCAGAAAGACGGCTTCGGTCTTACCACCGGCGGTAGGAGCGCTCAACAGAAGGTCTTCCTCGCCGGCCAGAACCTTGTCGATGGCCTGCTCCTGGATGGGCCTTAGCTCTGTCCACCGCTCGCGCCCGATCCATCGCTGGACGCCGGGATGGAGGCGATGGAAACCAGAAGAGCTCATCATGTTCGAAGCTCGGAAGCTCCAGGGTAGTTAGAGCCGGAAGGAAGCCAGCTCGTCATCGTCCCCGGTCTCGTCCTGGGAATCATCGCTTTCCTTCTTGCCACCTGTGAGCCGGCCCACAGCGGTCGGGTCTGTCGCCGGTTCCTCGTCGGACTCCGAAGGCCCTGGATCCGCCGAGAGGTCGACCCGTCCCAACAGCTCTCGCCAGTTGGCTTCGGGGTTCTGCTCTAGCACCGCCAAGAGATTGACAAAAGCGGTTACCGTGTTGCGAGGGGTGCGGAAGTACGCCTCGCCGATGCGCTTGGAACAATGCTCCATGAAGGCATGAAGCCCCTCGTCGGGGAGGAGGAAACTCTGGGGATCACCGGCGGCGAAGACATGACGGATCTTGGTCAGCAGGACATAGAGATCTTCCGGGCTCAGATTCTCCAACTGAAGCACCGGGCCGGTGAAGTCCACCAGCCCGTCTACCGCGAAGGTATTGCGGCTCAGGCGTGTTTCCAAAGCCTCGTAGCTGTAAAGCCCCTTGCGGGGGTCGAGGAGGAATTCGGGGGTTCCTCCGAGCAGGAAACCCAATCCTTCGGAGCTGCCCTGGAGGGTGTCGTTGAGAATGCGCAGAATCTGCTCGTAGTTGGAACGACGGGCTCGGCCGCTGGCCAATTTGTACAGATTCACCACCTCGTCCAGGCACACCAGAAATCCCGACATCCCGGCCAATCGGACGAAGGCGGAGAAGAGCTTGAGGTAGTCGTAGACGTGGGCATCGTCGACGATGGATCGTACCCCCAGCGCTCGCCGGGCATCAGTACGGGTGGAGAACTCGGCCCGAAGCCAGCGGATCGCGTGGCTCTTCAGGGTCTCGTCGCCGGTATCGTGGCCCCGCCAATAGGCCGCGATCACTTCAGCAAAGTCATACCCACCGACCTGTTCGCTGAGCTTGTCCAGGCGTTCGTGGATCACCGTCTCGGCGCTCACCCCACGGCCTCGTGATTCCTTGAGCGCCGTGCTGACAAAACGCTCCACGACACTGGGCAAAGCTCCACCGTCGGGCTTGCCGCGGGTCGAGAGGTTGCGCATCAGCTCACGGTAGAGGGAACGCGCTTGCCCACCGGTAGCATGGAGTCGCCGGTCTGGATTGAGATCCACGTGGGCAGCCACCAGCTTCTTTTCCAGAGCGATGGAGCGCACCAGCTGCAAGAAGAAGGTCTTACCCGAGCCATACTCACCGATGATCAGGCGGATAGCGGCACCGCCATCGGCAATGCGGTCGAGATCCGCCACCAGGGCTTCCACCTCTCGCTTGCGGCCAACCTGCACGTGCTGCAGGCCGCTTCTGGGGACCACCCCGGCCTTCAAGGATTGGATCACGGCATCTCGAACCCGGGGGCGAATGCGCTTTCGGTCGGTCATCCCAGCATCTCCTTCAACGCGTATGGATTGATTTCCAAGGGATCCTCACCCTCCAGCAAAGGCTCGTCGCAGAGATCCAGTGCTGCTTCATTGACCACGTCCAGGGCGCTGTTGGCCAGAAGCCCGAGATCCTCCGCCAGTCGTTCGAACTCCCCCAGAGGCAGTTCCTGCTCCGACGGAAGAGCCTCGAGCAAGGACTGGTGCGCCGGGTCGAGACCGGCCACCGAAGGCCCCGCCGTCCCTGCCGTCGCGGTAGGGTTGGCAGGCTCCGCGGCCACCTCCTCGTCCTCCTCTTCGGAGAAGATCTCGGCCAATAGACGGCTGCTTTCCTCGCTCTCCCTCATCCGTTGCCGGACCCGTTCCGGGTCGAGACGAAATCCTCCCTGGTCTTCGGGGGAGGCGGGCTGGGGAAGGGCGAAGCCGATCTCCCTGGAGTCGGCGGGCCGTACCGTCACCGGTTCCTCCGCTGCTGGGGAGCCTGCCGTCAGCTGGTGAAGGTCGCTGAATACGTCTTGGCGATCCAGACCGAGGAGGGAATAGATCTTTTCTAGGATCTTGACCTCTTCAGAATCGATGCGTCCATCAGCACCGGCAATGGTGACACAGAGCATTGCAAGTTCGTGGCGTTGAGAATCGGACAGCTTCTGAGTCCGCTTCTTGATCCCCGCAAAGCCCGGTGGCGCGGCGAGGAGCCACTTCAAATGGGCGCGTAGACGATGCCTTTCTCCGGCGGCGAGCTGGAACGCCTCCTCGAGCTGCCCTTCCAAATGCTCCTCTTCGGCCGCTCCGATTTCACCGTCCGCCGCCGCTACAGTAGAGGCCAGATGCAGCAGGAGAGTCGCGTTGACGTATTCCTTGGAAGGCGTCGCCCCCATGGTTTCGTTCTGGCGGAAGAGCACCACCGGTGCTCCAGCCTTGAGCATCGGACCAGCGAATCGCACATCCGGTTCCAGGCCGACGCCGAGGCGTTCCAGCAACTGACTCAAGCCGGTGGTCTCCTTTTTGAGCATTCGATCCTCATGCTTCGTAGGCCACCACCGGATCAGGGGCTTCGGTCCCGGAAGAACAGTGCTGCCCTCCTCCAGCTGGGCCTCCAGCCATTGCTTTAGCTCGTCCAGGCGTGCTTCCTGGACCTCTTCCGTCAACTCCGCCGGCAACAATGCCAGGCCGTGCAAAGGGCTGTCTCCGTCCTGCCGACGAGAGAGCCAGCGGCTATAGGAATCGAGCTCCGAGGTCACGGACTCGGCCAGATCGGCGAGCTTGCGGAGGGGAGCGGAGAGACAATTGACATCCGGCAGATCCAGCTTCCGCGTACGATGCTCAATCCCTTCGCTCGCGGGGTAATAGCTCAGCTCTAGCCGCGTCTTATTAGGTCGAAGAATCAGACCGTCGCCAAAAGTCTTCGCGTAGCGGATCCGAAAGAGGATGCGGAAGAGATCCCAGCACCGCCGTACCGGCGTGCGTAGAGACACCGTCGGGCTGCCTCGGAGCCAGGCCAAAGCCCAGTCCGGCGGGATGGGCGCACGGGCCACCGCCAGGTGGCCGAGAGCAAGTGCCGCATCGGTGGGCAGGACGCCGGCCGAGGGCCCACCGAAGCCAGGAGATCGAGAGACGAGAGCCTGATCCGTCTCCGCCTCTAGGTAAGCGAGCAAGGAGCTGGCATAGCCGGAGAAGGAAGAGCTGTTCCCATAAATCTCCAGCAGCCTCGCGATCTCACGACGCAAGGCGGAACCCTCCGCTTCGGTAAGGCCCAAAATGGGCGGGTCGACAAGCAGGCGCCTTTCCAGGCCGTAGAAGAAGAGAAAGACGAATCCGATGGGAGCCTGTGGTGCCTTGCGGCCGCCCGCCAGCCAACCCAGATAGCCGGCTCGGGCGGCCGGCGTCAGCTCACGGTAGGAAGGCCAATACGGCAGACTCTCGCCGGTGAGGTCCGGATGATTCCGGTCCAGGCTCAGCTTCGGATGAATCAGAGCCGGCTCCGTATTCCACCGGGCGTCCGCTTCCAACAAACCCTCACCGACATAGACCATGCCGTCGGGTAGATCGAATCCGGCGACGCGGACCGCTCGCCCCGGCGGCTGCCAGCACTCCCCAGGCCGCAGCCACGGGCCCCGATGTGCTCGGCTGGGAGCCGTCGAGCCCCGGAGCTGGACCCTGCGATTCTGCTGAGGGGGAGACTTCCTTGGGCTCTCCGTTCGATTGGCGGCGATGGCGATAGCCAGCAGCAAAACGACGAAGGCGAAGATCACGAAGAGACTGCAGCCGTCGCCATCAGCGGCCATGGAGAAGATGGCGGCGATCAACAAGAAGGCGGTGAGTCTCCCTGGGATCTTTTGACGAGGCACGAGCGCTCTCCTTCCTTTCCTAGAGGCATCTCCTTCCGGAGATCGAGGTCCGGCTTCTCCTTTGGCAGCGTGAGGTCGTCGGAAAGCAGCTCAGTCTTCCCGACCCACCAGCGCCCGCGTGAGCCTCTCCCGGCGTACCCACTGCCGAAGCCACCAGTTGGGGTCGTAGGGCTCGTCGAGACAGGGGAGGGGGCGGCCGGCGCCGGGGAGGTTGTTGAACAGACCCTCGGTCTGGGCGTCGCGAATGCGGTTTTCGGCGACGGTGGCGATGGCGCGTTCGGTGATGGGGGAGCGGCTCACAGGATCGAGCTTCTCATACCTCGCTGCGCCCAGCAGAGTGGCCAGTGGAGCTACGAGGGGATTGGCCAGGAGAGCGGCCGGTGGAGTACCCCGGCTGCGGTGTCAGGCGGGCGAGGTAAGCTCCCTCGTCGTCTTCGAACAGGACCTGGCTGACCCAGCCGGCTCGGCGGGCCTGGAAGCGAAGGGTGCGGTGGTCGATGAAGAGCCATTGGAACGGGGCTCCCACGAGCCCCCGGTATTCCAGGTGCATGTGCACCTCACCGAAGTAGCGTCCATCGAGTACTCGGCGACCGAGGCTGCGCTGTTCGAGAGGATGCTCGGTACGCCGGAGGTCGGCACCGTCGAGGAGAATCGA
This window contains:
- a CDS encoding M20 family metallopeptidase — translated: MSGLRTIERDRGKGLAPEGDSAPLAPVVLRWLESQSDAMLSLLEELVLLESPSHDAQAQQPVLDRLAEALEGSGLTIRRFRGKSTGGYLLGRSSRTTGTPGQLLLGHCDTVWPHGTLESMPWRVEGTVVRGPGIYDMKGGLVQGIFALRALRELGLEPAVAPYFLINSDEEIGSRESRRAIERLARSMDRVLVLEPSLGREGRLKTARKGVGRFTVRVQGKAAHAGLDPERGASAILELSFAIQKLFALNDPEHGTTVNVGQVDGGLRPNVVAPESKAEVDVRVLTREDARRVEAEILAMEAQTPGVQLKVEGGVDRPPLEPTARNRVLWRRARSLAGDLGIELQEGTAGGGSDGNYTSLFTATLDGLGAVGDGAHATNEFIDRQRMVERTALLALLLLTPPVDPSELAPEDRS
- a CDS encoding CBS domain-containing protein encodes the protein MSTQPLIKSVMTPFPYSITLDAEASEARGMMKQHDIRHLPVKDVDGQTVGLVTDRDLKLLLGPYLSQAHNDRALVRHACVFDPYTVDLDTPLQKVVEHMAKQRIGSALVTKEGRLAGIFTAVDACRLFADLLATDFPSGDDAA
- a CDS encoding cyclic nucleotide-binding domain-containing protein, producing the protein VKMQRLLDPVEIPPAKLLPATQRVADLVLEAYHQKEAIPRLREVAHQCHLFTGLAEEQVERLARVFSRREFAAGSSLFQPGGDSEEMYVLLSGRVEIQMPEQSEPVGQVSAGETVGEVAFLAEARHSARAVVGSQPLEAGVLTRRDFADLVRRRPDIGVVIYRNLALGLGEKLKRADRTLSRG
- a CDS encoding TerB N-terminal domain-containing protein; the protein is MPRQKIPGRLTAFLLIAAIFSMAADGDGCSLFVIFAFVVLLLAIAIAANRTESPRKSPPQQNRRVQLRGSTAPSRAHRGPWLRPGECWQPPGRAVRVAGFDLPDGMVYVGEGLLEADARWNTEPALIHPKLSLDRNHPDLTGESLPYWPSYRELTPAARAGYLGWLAGGRKAPQAPIGFVFLFFYGLERRLLVDPPILGLTEAEGSALRREIARLLEIYGNSSSFSGYASSLLAYLEAETDQALVSRSPGFGGPSAGVLPTDAALALGHLAVARAPIPPDWALAWLRGSPTVSLRTPVRRCWDLFRILFRIRYAKTFGDGLILRPNKTRLELSYYPASEGIEHRTRKLDLPDVNCLSAPLRKLADLAESVTSELDSYSRWLSRRQDGDSPLHGLALLPAELTEEVQEARLDELKQWLEAQLEEGSTVLPGPKPLIRWWPTKHEDRMLKKETTGLSQLLERLGVGLEPDVRFAGPMLKAGAPVVLFRQNETMGATPSKEYVNATLLLHLASTVAAADGEIGAAEEEHLEGQLEEAFQLAAGERHRLRAHLKWLLAAPPGFAGIKKRTQKLSDSQRHELAMLCVTIAGADGRIDSEEVKILEKIYSLLGLDRQDVFSDLHQLTAGSPAAEEPVTVRPADSREIGFALPQPASPEDQGGFRLDPERVRQRMRESEESSRLLAEIFSEEEDEEVAAEPANPTATAGTAGPSVAGLDPAHQSLLEALPSEQELPLGEFERLAEDLGLLANSALDVVNEAALDLCDEPLLEGEDPLEINPYALKEMLG
- a CDS encoding flavin reductase, with translation MPTTASDELIPLTDQDDLWSSCFMVAPLVIIGSRDAAGEQNFAPKHMAMPLSWDRYFGFVCTPAHTTYGNILASGQFTVTFPWADQVLMASLSAAPRGKDDTKPSLAALPTRPAEHVEGAFLEQGYLFLECELHRMVEGFGENSLVAGKVVAAQVHRRALRVSDEDDQDILQRSPLLAYVQPGRFAEISQALSFPFPSGFKK
- a CDS encoding DEAD/DEAH box helicase, whose amino-acid sequence is MMSSSGFHRLHPGVQRWIGRERWTELRPIQEQAIDKVLAGEEDLLLSAPTAGGKTEAVFLPVVSRLAESPSKGLGCLCLSPLKALINDQFDRLELLARDAGVMVHRWHGDVPAKERRKVVEGSGGILLITPESLEAFFVLRGSRLPSLFRSLHYLVVDELHAFLGSARGKQLQSLLHRVEVLIGRRVPRIGLSATLGDLDVAAELLRPRGGAEVARIQDRSGGAEIRLQLRGYLAKDPRREASAESPTPPSADRIPAHLFRVLRGGNHLVFANSRQRVELLSDDLRELAESQRVPNEFLPHHGNLSRALRESTEARLKEAGRPTSVVCTSTLELGIDVGHVDSVVQVGRPQSVSALRQRLGRSGRRGEAAILRLYITESEVTARSSLQDMLRPSLVEALAVIDLLLENRLEPPPRGQLHFSTLIQQILSCIAHQGGIQARQLYRLLCRNGPFEGVDAETLAFLLRHLASRELITQTSDGDLVLGLQGERLVGHYSFYAAFSTPEEYTLRSGGKTLGSLPFIVPLREKQPLVFAGRRWKVAAIDLESKVADLIPAHGSNPPIFGGGPIGVADLVRRRMRRIYQSPEVPIYLDQGARKLLEEGRKTYAELDLRSQRLIELGDATLLFPWVGDGALSTLELWLAQDGLKVVNHGILVEVEKLRPRKLLRTIRRLVDQGPPDGVKLAHEVAQRGAEKYDEYLPPDLLAADYASRALDPLAAHRALNEVLEEHAGGGSGSMD
- a CDS encoding ATP-binding protein, producing the protein MTDRKRIRPRVRDAVIQSLKAGVVPRSGLQHVQVGRKREVEALVADLDRIADGGAAIRLIIGEYGSGKTFFLQLVRSIALEKKLVAAHVDLNPDRRLHATGGQARSLYRELMRNLSTRGKPDGGALPSVVERFVSTALKESRGRGVSAETVIHERLDKLSEQVGGYDFAEVIAAYWRGHDTGDETLKSHAIRWLRAEFSTRTDARRALGVRSIVDDAHVYDYLKLFSAFVRLAGMSGFLVCLDEVVNLYKLASGRARRSNYEQILRILNDTLQGSSEGLGFLLGGTPEFLLDPRKGLYSYEALETRLSRNTFAVDGLVDFTGPVLQLENLSPEDLYVLLTKIRHVFAAGDPQSFLLPDEGLHAFMEHCSKRIGEAYFRTPRNTVTAFVNLLAVLEQNPEANWRELLGRVDLSADPGPSESDEEPATDPTAVGRLTGGKKESDDSQDETGDDDELASFRL
- a CDS encoding DUF1992 domain-containing protein gives rise to the protein MSRSPITERAIATVAENRIRDAQTEGLFNNLPGAGRPLPCLDEPYDPNWWLRQWVRRERLTRALVGRED